In one Sphingomonas sp. AP4-R1 genomic region, the following are encoded:
- a CDS encoding FliM/FliN family flagellar motor switch protein has protein sequence MAMIEGIPVELSVVVGSTDIPIRQLLKMSRGAMIPLDCGHNDPSQLYVGNDLVAEGRLLINGEQMALEITRVVTRLS, from the coding sequence ATGGCCATGATCGAGGGTATTCCCGTCGAACTGTCAGTGGTTGTCGGATCCACCGACATCCCCATCCGCCAGCTGCTCAAGATGAGCCGGGGCGCGATGATCCCGCTGGATTGCGGGCATAACGATCCCTCCCAGCTCTATGTCGGCAACGATCTGGTCGCCGAAGGGCGCCTGCTGATCAACGGCGAGCAGATGGCGCTGGAGATCACGCGGGTCGTGACGCGGCTGTCCTGA
- a CDS encoding flagellar biosynthetic protein FliQ encodes MDAFQAMEIARAALLLLVTLIGPLLLVSLVIGVAIGLLQALTQVQEMTLTFVPKIVGMGIVLLLSLPMIGQALSGFMARIADMIISG; translated from the coding sequence ATGGACGCCTTCCAGGCGATGGAGATCGCGCGGGCGGCGCTGCTGCTGCTCGTGACGTTGATCGGTCCGCTGCTGCTGGTGTCGCTGGTGATCGGCGTCGCCATCGGCCTGCTGCAGGCGCTGACGCAGGTGCAGGAAATGACGCTCACCTTCGTGCCCAAGATCGTGGGGATGGGAATCGTGCTGCTCCTGTCGCTGCCGATGATCGGGCAGGCGCTGTCGGGCTTCATGGCGCGGATCGCCGACATGATCATCTCGGGGTAA
- a CDS encoding flagellar basal body P-ring protein FlgI yields the protein MSRHLTILRLTAAMIAAAAPLGGAPAFASSRIKDIVDVENVRANQLVGYGLVVGLAGTGDRIRNTPFTEETMQAMLERMGVNIRGAQMRTQNVAAVSVTASMPAFARMGSKIDVQVSSLGDATSLQGGVLIVTSMRALDGEIYAVAQGPVAVSGFKAQGQAASITRGVATSARISGGATVEREVPFALKSADGLKLALKNPDFTTAYRIAETINKGNPGAAEVLDPATVQIHPPGGPGAAMAMVARIENLPVEVDQPARIVINEASGTVVMGADTRISPVAIAQGGLTIGVTEAPIASQPDAFSNGQTTVLPRTRIDVDDGSGASLAMVEGASLKTLVTGLNALGVSPRDLITILQALRGAGALQAEIEVQ from the coding sequence ATGTCCCGGCACCTCACCATCCTGCGCCTCACCGCCGCGATGATCGCGGCCGCGGCGCCCCTCGGCGGCGCGCCCGCTTTCGCCTCGTCGCGCATCAAGGACATCGTGGATGTCGAGAATGTGCGCGCGAACCAGCTGGTCGGCTACGGTCTGGTCGTCGGCCTCGCCGGCACCGGCGATCGCATCCGCAACACGCCCTTCACCGAAGAGACGATGCAGGCGATGCTGGAGCGGATGGGCGTGAACATTCGCGGCGCGCAGATGCGCACGCAGAATGTCGCCGCCGTCTCCGTCACGGCTTCCATGCCGGCCTTCGCGCGGATGGGATCGAAGATCGACGTGCAGGTGTCGTCGCTGGGCGATGCCACCAGCCTGCAGGGCGGCGTGCTGATCGTCACCTCGATGCGCGCGCTGGATGGCGAGATCTATGCGGTGGCGCAGGGGCCGGTCGCGGTTTCCGGCTTCAAGGCGCAGGGGCAGGCGGCGAGCATCACGCGCGGCGTGGCGACCTCGGCCCGGATATCGGGCGGCGCCACGGTGGAGCGCGAGGTGCCGTTCGCGCTGAAATCCGCCGACGGGCTGAAGCTGGCGCTGAAGAACCCCGATTTCACCACCGCCTATCGGATCGCCGAGACGATCAACAAGGGCAATCCCGGCGCGGCCGAGGTGCTGGATCCGGCGACGGTGCAGATCCATCCGCCAGGCGGCCCGGGTGCCGCGATGGCGATGGTCGCGCGGATCGAGAATCTGCCGGTCGAGGTGGATCAGCCGGCGCGCATCGTGATCAACGAAGCCTCGGGCACGGTCGTGATGGGCGCGGATACGCGGATCAGCCCTGTCGCCATCGCACAGGGCGGGCTCACCATCGGCGTCACCGAGGCGCCGATCGCCTCGCAGCCCGACGCTTTCTCGAATGGGCAGACGACGGTCCTGCCGCGCACGCGGATCGACGTCGACGACGGCAGCGGCGCGTCGCTCGCCATGGTCGAGGGCGCCTCGCTCAAGACCCTGGTGACGGGGCTCAACGCCTTGGGCGTGAGTCCGCGCGATCTCATCACGATCCTCCAGGCCTTGCGGGGGGCGGGGGCCCTCCAGGCCGAGATCGAGGTCCAGTGA
- a CDS encoding flagellar biosynthetic protein FliR, with protein MSGSAFALIGLLPVDAATFLILFARIGAVAMLLPAFSEEAIPPQIRLLLGLGFALGLYGLLHGKVAGVVAPHAGAGLIAITVAEIMTGLAIGMLVRIFFQAAAMAGSIASMQIGLSSALVFDPAMGGQLPLLARFTNVAAAVVCLSLGLHHLWIAAIVHSYASFPVGGLPPAADFAQLAVMTTGRAMALAVSMAAPLLLYGIVFNVALGLAARIAPAIQIFFITQPLNILLGLSLFAAVIGTALYGFATAMGAFLQSSGLV; from the coding sequence ATGTCCGGGTCCGCTTTCGCACTGATCGGTCTTTTGCCGGTGGATGCGGCCACGTTCCTGATTCTGTTCGCGCGGATCGGGGCGGTGGCGATGCTGCTGCCGGCTTTCTCCGAAGAGGCGATCCCACCGCAGATCAGGCTGCTGCTCGGGCTGGGCTTCGCGCTCGGCCTCTATGGGCTGCTGCACGGCAAGGTGGCGGGCGTGGTCGCGCCCCATGCCGGTGCCGGCCTTATCGCGATCACGGTGGCGGAGATCATGACCGGGCTCGCCATCGGCATGCTCGTGCGCATCTTCTTTCAGGCGGCGGCGATGGCGGGATCGATCGCGTCGATGCAGATCGGCCTGTCTTCCGCGCTCGTGTTCGATCCGGCGATGGGCGGCCAATTGCCGCTGCTGGCGCGCTTCACGAACGTGGCGGCGGCGGTCGTCTGCCTCTCGCTCGGCCTGCATCATCTGTGGATCGCGGCGATCGTCCATTCCTATGCGAGCTTTCCGGTGGGAGGCCTGCCGCCCGCCGCCGATTTCGCGCAGCTGGCGGTGATGACGACGGGACGGGCGATGGCGCTCGCCGTCAGCATGGCGGCACCGCTTCTGCTCTACGGCATCGTCTTCAACGTCGCGCTGGGCCTCGCCGCGCGCATCGCGCCCGCGATCCAGATCTTCTTCATCACCCAGCCGCTCAACATCCTGCTGGGCCTGTCGCTGTTCGCGGCCGTGATCGGCACGGCGCTGTATGGTTTCGCGACCGCGATGGGCGCCTTCCTTCAGTCGAGCGGGCTCGTCTGA
- a CDS encoding flagellar biosynthesis protein FlgN: MAADIIDLILSLTMIMTEETARLQASHRDGALGELVTVKLRLTGLLEQEMVTLNRRQPDWADTLDEEQRTRLSDALVGLGKAAADNAALLERQLELSSEMMEAFAREARRLAGKRASTYRAAGDLTPMDLATPISINSHY, from the coding sequence ATGGCCGCTGACATCATCGATCTGATCCTTTCGCTGACCATGATCATGACGGAAGAGACGGCGCGGCTGCAGGCGAGCCACCGCGACGGTGCGCTGGGCGAACTGGTGACGGTGAAGCTGCGGCTGACCGGGCTGCTGGAACAGGAGATGGTGACGCTCAATCGCCGCCAGCCGGACTGGGCCGATACGCTGGACGAGGAGCAGCGCACGCGTCTGTCCGACGCGCTGGTCGGGCTCGGCAAGGCGGCGGCGGACAATGCGGCTCTGCTGGAGCGCCAGCTGGAATTGTCGTCCGAGATGATGGAGGCTTTCGCCCGCGAGGCCCGCCGCCTCGCCGGCAAGCGCGCCTCCACCTATCGCGCAGCGGGCGATCTGACCCCGATGGATCTGGCCACGCCGATCTCGATCAACTCGCATTATTGA
- the flgC gene encoding flagellar basal body rod protein FlgC, which translates to MDLKSSVDVSASGLRAQSLRMRVIAENLANSDSIATTAGGAPYRRRVATFKSQVDRATGATNVKVDAIVGDKAAFTRTYEPGNPAADTSGYVQRSNVNGLVEAADMKAAQRSYEANLNAIEAARGMTMRTIDLLR; encoded by the coding sequence ATGGATCTCAAATCGTCTGTCGACGTGTCCGCATCGGGGCTGCGCGCCCAATCGCTGCGGATGCGCGTGATCGCGGAAAATCTGGCTAACAGCGATTCCATCGCCACCACGGCGGGCGGCGCGCCCTATCGGCGGCGCGTGGCGACGTTCAAGTCGCAGGTGGATCGCGCGACGGGCGCCACCAACGTGAAGGTGGATGCGATCGTGGGCGACAAGGCCGCCTTCACCCGCACCTATGAGCCGGGCAATCCGGCGGCCGACACGTCCGGCTACGTCCAGCGCTCGAACGTGAACGGGCTCGTCGAGGCGGCCGACATGAAGGCCGCGCAGCGCTCCTACGAAGCCAATCTCAACGCGATCGAAGCGGCGCGCGGCATGACGATGCGCACGATCGATCTGCTCCGCTAA
- the flhB gene encoding flagellar biosynthesis protein FlhB has product MADDNQDQKTEEPTARRLKQARDRGETPNVPEVRHALMFVAMTVAVGGVGAWSLARLSRFFTIVWGSADDYALTQDGFQAFMTGVMFRSGMALLPLIGLFFGAAFLIVFLQGSPSLSWSRVAPKWSKVSPMSGLGRIYGRRAFVEFAKTLVKFAVVVSIGLLIAWPHAVAFDQLIGASPDRLVTAAGTIVFGMVKAVAILVVALAAFDYVYQHRAFLKRMRMTLQELRDEIKESDGDPKIKARIRAIGLQRAKRRMMAAVPEASVVITNPTHYAVALQYTHGEMAAPVVVAKGVDEVALKIREVATAARVPIVESPPLARALFAGADIDRPIPVEHYAAVAEIIGYVLRLARQRD; this is encoded by the coding sequence GTGGCGGACGACAATCAGGATCAGAAGACCGAAGAGCCGACCGCCCGCCGCCTGAAACAGGCGCGCGACCGGGGCGAGACGCCGAATGTGCCCGAGGTGCGCCATGCGCTGATGTTCGTGGCGATGACGGTGGCGGTCGGCGGGGTGGGCGCGTGGAGCCTCGCGCGCCTGTCCCGGTTCTTCACGATCGTGTGGGGGAGCGCGGACGATTATGCGCTGACGCAGGACGGCTTTCAGGCCTTCATGACCGGGGTGATGTTTCGCAGCGGCATGGCGCTGCTGCCGCTGATCGGCCTGTTCTTCGGCGCGGCGTTCCTGATCGTGTTCCTGCAGGGTTCGCCCAGCCTCTCCTGGTCCCGCGTGGCGCCCAAATGGTCGAAAGTGTCGCCGATGAGCGGGCTGGGCCGCATCTATGGGCGGCGTGCCTTCGTGGAATTCGCGAAGACGCTCGTGAAGTTCGCCGTCGTCGTCTCGATCGGGCTGCTGATCGCGTGGCCCCATGCGGTGGCATTCGATCAGCTGATCGGCGCCTCGCCCGATCGGCTGGTGACGGCGGCGGGCACAATCGTGTTCGGGATGGTGAAGGCGGTGGCGATCCTCGTCGTCGCGCTCGCCGCGTTCGATTATGTCTATCAGCACCGCGCCTTCCTGAAGCGGATGCGGATGACGCTTCAGGAATTGCGCGACGAGATCAAGGAGAGCGACGGCGATCCCAAGATCAAGGCGCGCATCCGCGCGATCGGCCTGCAGCGCGCCAAGCGGCGCATGATGGCGGCGGTGCCGGAGGCGAGCGTCGTCATCACCAACCCGACCCATTATGCGGTCGCGCTCCAATATACGCATGGCGAGATGGCGGCGCCGGTGGTGGTGGCCAAGGGTGTGGACGAGGTGGCGCTGAAGATCCGCGAGGTGGCGACGGCCGCCAGGGTGCCGATCGTGGAAAGCCCGCCGCTGGCGCGCGCTCTGTTCGCGGGCGCGGACATCGATCGGCCGATCCCGGTGGAGCATTATGCCGCCGTGGCGGAGATCATCGGGTACGTGCTGCGGCTCGCCCGGCAGCGCGACTGA
- a CDS encoding DUF3606 domain-containing protein produces MGEEHEVAYWTKKFRVSRERLAEAVDAAGSSAQAVADFLNKRI; encoded by the coding sequence ATGGGCGAGGAGCATGAGGTTGCCTATTGGACGAAGAAATTCCGAGTTAGCCGTGAGCGATTGGCTGAGGCAGTCGATGCGGCCGGGAGCAGTGCTCAGGCGGTCGCCGATTTTCTCAATAAACGGATCTAA
- a CDS encoding flagellar biosynthetic protein FliO: protein MEILPLLRMLGTLALLLGALWGALWAVRRYDLRLPGRTGGGPARRLQLVDRLAIDARRSILLIRRDSTEHLVLLSADHALLLESNAAPAFLPDTGETPDA from the coding sequence ATGGAGATCCTGCCGCTGCTGCGCATGCTGGGGACGCTCGCGCTCCTTCTGGGGGCGCTGTGGGGCGCCTTGTGGGCGGTACGCCGCTACGATCTGCGCCTGCCGGGACGAACGGGCGGCGGCCCCGCGCGGCGCCTGCAACTGGTCGATCGCCTCGCCATCGATGCGCGTCGCTCGATCCTGCTGATCCGCCGCGACAGCACCGAACATCTGGTGCTGCTGAGCGCGGATCACGCGCTGCTGCTGGAGAGCAATGCCGCGCCCGCTTTCCTGCCGGACACGGGGGAGACGCCCGATGCCTGA
- a CDS encoding NAD(P)/FAD-dependent oxidoreductase codes for MAQAYDVVIVGAGHGGAQAAIALRQTKFEGTIAMIGDEPELPYERPPLSKDYLAGDKAFERILIRQPAFWEERGIAMLLGQRVTAVDPAAHTVTTEEGAVIGYGTLIWATGGAPRTLSCGGHDLAGVHTVRTRADADRMMEELDGVTRAVVIGGGYIGLEAAAVLAKFGKQVILLEALDRVLARVAGEELSRFYEAEHRAHGVDVRLGAKVDCLEGADDKVTGVRLHDGTVLPCEMVIVGIGIIPAVAPLLAVGAEGGNGVKVDAQCRTSLPDVFAIGDCSLHGNGFADGAMIRVESVQNANDQANVVAKTIMGADVAYDAVPWFWSNQYDLRLQTVGLSMGYDQVIERGDPASRSFSLIYLKDGKVIALDCVNATKDYVQGRALVVSGAVLDPAKLADASVPLKEIAAGF; via the coding sequence GTGGCGCAGGCATATGATGTGGTGATCGTGGGCGCCGGCCATGGCGGCGCGCAGGCGGCGATCGCGCTGCGCCAGACCAAGTTCGAGGGCACGATCGCGATGATCGGCGACGAGCCCGAACTGCCTTACGAACGGCCGCCGCTCTCCAAGGATTATCTCGCCGGCGACAAGGCGTTCGAGCGCATCCTGATCCGCCAGCCCGCTTTCTGGGAGGAGCGCGGGATCGCGATGCTGCTGGGGCAGCGCGTGACGGCGGTGGACCCGGCCGCGCACACGGTGACGACCGAGGAGGGCGCCGTGATCGGCTATGGCACGCTGATCTGGGCGACCGGCGGCGCGCCGCGCACGCTGAGCTGCGGCGGGCATGATCTGGCCGGCGTCCACACCGTCCGCACGCGCGCCGACGCGGATCGGATGATGGAGGAACTGGACGGCGTGACGCGCGCCGTGGTGATCGGTGGCGGCTATATCGGGCTGGAGGCGGCGGCCGTGCTCGCCAAGTTCGGCAAGCAGGTGATTCTGCTGGAGGCGCTGGACCGCGTGCTGGCGCGCGTGGCGGGCGAGGAACTCTCGCGCTTCTACGAGGCCGAGCATCGCGCGCACGGCGTGGACGTGCGGCTGGGCGCGAAGGTCGATTGCCTCGAAGGTGCGGACGACAAGGTGACGGGCGTGCGGCTGCACGACGGCACGGTTCTGCCGTGCGAGATGGTGATCGTCGGCATCGGCATCATCCCGGCGGTCGCACCGTTGCTGGCGGTGGGGGCCGAGGGCGGCAATGGCGTGAAGGTGGATGCGCAGTGCCGCACCAGCCTGCCGGATGTCTTCGCGATCGGCGATTGCTCGCTCCATGGCAACGGCTTCGCCGACGGGGCGATGATCCGCGTGGAATCGGTGCAGAATGCGAACGATCAGGCCAATGTCGTCGCCAAGACGATCATGGGCGCCGACGTGGCCTATGATGCGGTGCCGTGGTTCTGGTCCAACCAATATGATCTGCGGCTGCAGACGGTGGGCCTGTCGATGGGCTATGATCAGGTCATCGAGCGCGGCGATCCGGCGAGCCGCAGCTTCAGCCTGATCTATCTGAAGGACGGCAAGGTGATCGCGCTCGACTGCGTGAACGCCACCAAGGATTATGTGCAGGGCCGCGCTCTGGTGGTGAGCGGCGCGGTACTCGATCCGGCGAAGCTGGCGGATGCCTCCGTGCCGCTCAAGGAGATTGCGGCGGGATTTTAG
- the fliP gene encoding flagellar type III secretion system pore protein FliP (The bacterial flagellar biogenesis protein FliP forms a type III secretion system (T3SS)-type pore required for flagellar assembly.), with protein sequence MSIVHIARLSRLLGVALALFLFAEPAFAQNAAAGAAAAAAGSVSGRAIQLVLALTVLSLAPGILMTVTSFTRIVVALSLLRTGIGAPGVPPNPVLISLALFLSFFVMSATFDTAWKQGVVPYNEGKITEAQAMEETSRPFKQFMRKNVRPADVALFVKLSGKPATPRAPPQNVDVPLTTLMPAFMISELRRAFEIGFLLLLPFLIIDLAVAAVLMAMGMMMLPPVTISMPMKIIFFVLVDGWSLVAGSLVRSFGGLH encoded by the coding sequence ATGTCGATAGTTCACATCGCGCGCCTCTCCCGCTTACTCGGCGTGGCGCTGGCCCTCTTCCTTTTCGCCGAACCCGCTTTCGCGCAGAACGCGGCGGCAGGCGCCGCCGCCGCCGCGGCCGGATCCGTCTCCGGCCGCGCGATCCAGCTCGTGCTGGCGCTCACCGTCCTCAGCCTCGCGCCCGGCATCTTGATGACGGTCACGTCCTTCACCCGGATCGTCGTCGCCCTGTCGCTGCTGCGGACCGGCATCGGGGCGCCCGGCGTGCCACCCAATCCGGTGCTGATCAGCCTCGCGCTATTCCTGTCCTTCTTCGTGATGTCGGCCACGTTCGACACCGCGTGGAAGCAGGGCGTGGTGCCCTATAATGAGGGCAAGATCACCGAGGCGCAGGCGATGGAGGAGACGTCCAGACCCTTCAAGCAATTCATGCGCAAGAATGTCCGCCCGGCCGACGTCGCCTTGTTCGTGAAGCTGTCAGGCAAGCCCGCCACCCCGCGCGCGCCCCCCCAGAACGTAGACGTACCACTCACCACCCTGATGCCCGCCTTCATGATCTCCGAACTGCGCCGCGCGTTCGAGATCGGCTTCCTGCTGCTTCTGCCCTTTCTGATCATCGATCTGGCGGTGGCGGCGGTGCTGATGGCGATGGGCATGATGATGCTGCCCCCCGTCACCATCTCCATGCCGATGAAGATCATCTTCTTCGTGCTGGTGGATGGCTGGTCGCTGGTGGCGGGTTCATTGGTGCGCAGCTTCGGCGGGCTGCATTAG
- a CDS encoding flagellar hook-basal body complex protein FliE: protein MTIKALDAAAAYGRAIKASDAASSLGAAEAPAGADFGGMVQTMVSDTATALRGAENASAKQVAGKGDMIDVVTAIGAAESALHTVVAVRDRVIGAYNDIMRMQI from the coding sequence ATGACGATCAAGGCTCTGGATGCGGCCGCCGCTTATGGCCGGGCGATCAAGGCCAGCGATGCGGCCTCGTCGCTCGGCGCGGCCGAGGCGCCTGCCGGTGCGGATTTCGGCGGCATGGTGCAGACGATGGTGAGCGATACCGCCACCGCGCTGCGCGGCGCGGAAAACGCATCGGCCAAGCAGGTGGCGGGCAAGGGTGACATGATCGATGTCGTCACCGCCATCGGCGCGGCGGAGAGCGCGCTGCACACGGTGGTCGCGGTGCGCGATCGCGTGATCGGCGCCTATAACGATATCATGCGCATGCAGATCTGA
- a CDS encoding rod-binding protein encodes MDPVARAAAALPPSPASPPRLAPSMRGVPVDVARTARDFESVFIGQVTKIMMESATGGGDLPGGHGEEMFRDIMAEEMGKSIAQRGGLGLAPSVAAQIIRMQGGSADGR; translated from the coding sequence ATGGATCCGGTCGCGCGCGCCGCTGCCGCTCTCCCACCCTCTCCCGCCTCGCCGCCCCGCCTCGCACCGTCGATGCGCGGCGTGCCCGTCGATGTCGCCCGCACGGCGCGCGATTTCGAATCGGTCTTCATCGGGCAGGTGACGAAGATCATGATGGAAAGCGCCACGGGCGGCGGCGATCTGCCGGGCGGGCACGGCGAGGAGATGTTCCGCGACATCATGGCCGAGGAGATGGGCAAATCGATCGCGCAGCGCGGCGGGCTGGGGCTCGCGCCGTCGGTCGCCGCGCAGATCATCCGCATGCAGGGAGGCTCGGCCGATGGCCGCTGA
- a CDS encoding EAL domain-containing protein: protein MALAAAICAIGVYASFAISHHAARAKGGNRTLWSLVSIISSGCTAWATHFIILLAFNPGMPSAFEPVLTAASLASAIVGIGAGVLMSINARQIWAHFLAGLVLGLGITTLHYVGQAAYLVEGYVSWNLRLVIPSIIISLPLSGLGMVAAASRSQALRRCAAPLLLASIAILHFCGMAAMSLHFDPSRSFPSTAVSPAAITPVVAGISLALIALALLGWRFDLAAIARLRQDRRRLRELADVALEGLLICQSDVIVAANSSIEQLAGYDPGMLAGVALNALFPTMDFSKLPEREEREIDLVMRTSRPVPVRVLRCELALGHKMQTVIAVRDQRERLRTEAKIRQLAFNDSLTGLSNRSSYVDRLRQLSCEQIPFALLSIDLDRFKAVNDQFGHLVGDQVLAQVGDRLRSLVGPKDLVARVGGDEFAIILIGDASATRSCEVGRQINRKLAEPFTAGSVIAYCGASVGIVLPSVEAATVGELRQRADLALYRAKIEGRGTICLFDPEMDTASRDRRALEGDLRKAIFDGQITLAYQPVVSAVTGAITSVEALARWTHPVKGPIPPDIFISLAEECGLIETLGTGLLRVACRDATRWPENLRVAVNLSPLQFQAGNLSETVERVLTETGLVPNRLQLEVTEGLVIRDVDRTFAELERLRALGIQILMDDFGVGYSSLSYFERFPFDKVKIDKSFVDKIVTSRASRAIVQAVVGLGGSLGMGVVAEGVETEEQMRALVGAGCTYLQGFLFSKPVNANDIDSIVSLGQKYCDSNVDRAA, encoded by the coding sequence ATGGCCCTCGCGGCTGCTATCTGCGCGATCGGCGTCTATGCCTCTTTCGCTATTTCCCATCATGCGGCGAGGGCGAAAGGTGGCAACCGGACGCTTTGGAGCTTGGTGAGCATCATCTCGAGCGGCTGCACGGCATGGGCGACCCATTTCATCATATTGCTCGCCTTCAATCCAGGAATGCCATCGGCATTCGAGCCTGTCTTAACAGCGGCTTCGCTGGCATCCGCTATCGTCGGCATCGGTGCGGGGGTATTGATGTCGATCAATGCACGCCAGATTTGGGCCCATTTTCTAGCTGGCTTGGTACTAGGTCTTGGCATCACCACTCTGCACTATGTGGGGCAAGCCGCCTACCTCGTCGAAGGATATGTTAGCTGGAATCTTCGACTGGTAATCCCGTCGATCATAATCAGTTTGCCACTGTCGGGCCTCGGGATGGTGGCTGCAGCAAGCAGATCTCAGGCCTTGAGGCGCTGCGCTGCGCCGCTGTTGCTGGCTTCGATCGCCATACTGCATTTTTGTGGGATGGCGGCCATGAGCCTGCATTTCGACCCATCCAGGTCTTTTCCGTCAACAGCTGTTTCGCCGGCGGCTATAACACCAGTAGTGGCGGGTATATCGCTTGCTCTTATCGCGCTGGCTTTGCTCGGATGGCGGTTCGATTTAGCAGCGATCGCTCGTCTCCGCCAAGATCGGCGTCGGCTCCGCGAACTGGCTGACGTCGCGCTGGAGGGTTTGCTTATCTGCCAGTCGGACGTGATTGTCGCCGCCAACAGCAGTATCGAGCAACTGGCCGGCTACGACCCGGGAATGCTCGCTGGCGTCGCCTTAAACGCACTTTTCCCCACTATGGATTTTTCGAAGCTCCCCGAACGCGAAGAACGCGAAATCGACTTGGTGATGCGAACGTCGCGGCCCGTACCGGTCCGTGTCCTGCGCTGCGAGCTTGCACTTGGGCATAAAATGCAGACGGTGATCGCGGTCCGAGATCAGCGGGAACGACTGCGGACGGAAGCAAAAATTCGCCAGCTTGCGTTCAATGACTCACTCACTGGGTTATCCAACCGCAGTAGCTATGTCGATCGCTTGCGCCAGCTCAGTTGCGAGCAAATTCCCTTCGCTCTGCTGAGTATCGACCTGGATCGCTTCAAAGCCGTCAACGACCAGTTCGGGCATCTTGTAGGCGATCAGGTTCTAGCGCAGGTGGGAGACCGACTTCGGTCGTTAGTCGGGCCCAAGGATCTCGTAGCTCGAGTGGGAGGTGACGAGTTTGCGATTATATTGATCGGGGATGCTTCTGCAACGCGGTCGTGCGAGGTCGGGCGGCAAATCAATCGGAAGCTCGCCGAGCCTTTCACGGCCGGTTCGGTTATCGCCTATTGTGGCGCCAGCGTTGGGATCGTTTTGCCATCCGTTGAGGCCGCGACGGTCGGCGAATTGCGGCAACGTGCCGACCTTGCATTGTACCGAGCCAAGATCGAGGGGCGGGGAACAATATGCTTGTTCGATCCCGAGATGGACACAGCGTCGCGCGATCGCCGCGCTCTCGAAGGGGATCTTCGAAAGGCGATCTTTGACGGGCAAATCACCCTCGCGTACCAACCGGTAGTATCGGCGGTCACTGGCGCGATCACAAGTGTTGAAGCGCTGGCGCGGTGGACGCATCCTGTAAAAGGCCCGATACCTCCCGACATATTCATTTCTCTGGCAGAAGAATGCGGGTTGATCGAGACGCTCGGTACTGGGCTGTTGCGCGTGGCTTGCCGCGATGCCACCCGCTGGCCGGAAAATCTGCGCGTGGCTGTCAACTTGTCGCCGTTGCAATTTCAAGCCGGCAATCTTTCCGAAACTGTAGAACGAGTGCTAACGGAAACTGGTTTGGTACCCAACCGGCTTCAGCTCGAAGTCACAGAAGGTCTCGTGATTCGCGACGTCGACCGGACATTCGCAGAACTCGAGCGCTTGCGGGCGTTGGGAATTCAGATACTGATGGATGACTTTGGGGTCGGCTATTCATCACTAAGCTACTTCGAGCGTTTCCCCTTTGATAAGGTGAAGATCGACAAATCCTTCGTCGATAAAATTGTGACGTCTCGCGCTTCCCGAGCGATCGTCCAGGCCGTTGTCGGCCTGGGAGGAAGTCTCGGCATGGGTGTCGTCGCGGAAGGCGTAGAGACAGAAGAGCAGATGCGCGCGTTGGTCGGAGCTGGATGCACCTATCTTCAGGGTTTCCTTTTTAGCAAGCCGGTGAACGCGAATGATATCGATAGCATTGTCTCGCTTGGTCAAAAATATTGCGATAGCAACGTTGATCGAGCTGCTTAG